A stretch of the Bos indicus isolate NIAB-ARS_2022 breed Sahiwal x Tharparkar chromosome 13, NIAB-ARS_B.indTharparkar_mat_pri_1.0, whole genome shotgun sequence genome encodes the following:
- the SHLD1 gene encoding shieldin complex subunit 1 isoform X5: protein MATQETTPGSQTEESNALDLPSAYDIRDYVLQRPSQQTNSEAFSSEEACSIPCSSDVDPVVDL from the exons ATGGCAACCCAGGAGACCACTCCAGGTAGCCAGACAGAGGAGAGCAATGCTTTGGACCTGCCATCAGCTTATGACATAAGGGATTATGTGTTGCAGAGACCCAGCCAGCAGACCAACAGTGAGGCTTTTAGTTCTGAGGAAGCTTGTTCTATTCCTTGCTCTTCTGATGTGGATCCAG TGGTGGATCTCTGA